Proteins from a genomic interval of Lolium perenne isolate Kyuss_39 chromosome 1, Kyuss_2.0, whole genome shotgun sequence:
- the LOC127327804 gene encoding uncharacterized protein: MEHRSLLVSAVGLGVGVGLGLGLASARWRKPAHTAEVGAGAGAAEVEAELRRLVVDGRDSEVTFHDFHHFHSYLSEQTKEVLISAAFLHLNQPDLSRHIRNLSAASRSILLTGSSEPYLQSLARALSHHYMTQLLLLDVTDFSLRIQSKYGSSSKSLVHNQSVSKTTFGMITDFIGSFMLFPKKDERKEPLRRHVAIGADSRTRGSNVDASSGTSYVSSQYSGNSVSARRTSWSFDDEVLIKSLYKVMISAAESGPVILYIRDVDRFLNRSQRTHSMFKKMLGKLSGQVLILGSLLLNYDLEYNDVDDRVSCMFPYHVDIEPPEDEIDFYGWETQMEEDAKKIQIQDNRNHIVEVLSANDLDCDDLSSICQADTMVLSNYIEEIIVSAVSYHFRHNKDPEYKSGKLLLSSKSLSHGLSIFQEIGTDGEDTLQIEANGELKYGVKGAAGCKNAETDKSPIEDGDAPPPKLELPDNEFEKRIRPEVIPASEIKVTFDDIGALDDIKESLQELVMLPLRRPDLFKAGGLLKPCRGILLFGPPGTGKTMLAKAIANDAGASFINVSMSTITSKWFGEDEKNVRALFSLAAKVAPTIIFIDEVDSMLGQRSRSGEHEAMRKIRNEFMSHWDGILSNSGERVLVLAATNRPFDLDEAIIRRFERRIMVGLPTQESRELILRTVLSKEEVDENIEYKELASMTEGYSGSDLKNLCMTAAYRPVRELLKKERLNEMERRKMEAEEITTVPEDSDKPESKKLSSHNEEGSAEMANLDSKGESSESKANKAEDEEVAINLRPLTMEDLRQAKNQVAASFAAEGGVMNELKQWNDLYGEGGSRKKQQLTYFL; the protein is encoded by the exons ATGGAGCATAGGAGCCTGCTGGTGTCGGCCGTGGGCCTGGGCGTCGGCGTGGGGCTGGGGCTGGGGCTCGCGTCGGCGAGATGGCGGAAGCCGGCGCACACGGCCGAAGTGGGTGCGGGAGCAGGCgctgcggaggtggaggcggagctgCGGCGGCTGGTGGTGGACGGCCGCGACAGCGAAGTCACCTTCCACGACTTCCACCACTTCCATTCGTATCTCAG CGAGCAGACGAAGGAAGTGCTCATCAGCGCGGCCTTCCTCCACCTGAACCAGCCTGATCTGTCCAGGCACATCAGGAACCTCTCCGCCGCGAGCCGCTCCATACTGCTCACCGGATCCTCTG AGCCTTACCTGCAGTCACTCGCCAGGGCTCTTTCGCACCACTACATGACCCAGCTGCTACTCCTCGATGTCACTGACTTCTCGCTTCGG ATCCAGAGCAAATATGGGAGCTCCAGCAAATCCTTA GTTCATAATCAGTCTGTATCCAAGACAACATTTGGGATGATAACTGATTTCATTGGATCTTTTATGTTGTTTCCTAAGAAGGATGAGCGTAAAG AACCGTTACGCCGTCACGTGGCAATCGGTGCAGATTCGAGAACTAG AGGctctaatgttgatgcttcatctggtACGAGCTATGTTAGCTCACAATATTCTGGAAATTCAG TTTCAGCTAGGCGAACCAGTTGGAGTTTCGACGATGAAGTTCTGATAAAGTCACTTTACAAG GTCATGATTTCTGCAGCTGAAAGTGGTCCAGTTATTCTTTACATAAGGGATGTTGACCGCTTCCTAAATAGATCACAAAGAACTCACTCCATGTTCAAGAAAATGTTAGGCAAACTATCTGGGCAAGTGTTGATACTGGGCTCCCTGTTACTTAATTATGACCTTGAGTACAATGATGTGGACGATAGAGTTAGTTGCATGTTCCCTTATCATGTCGATATAGAACCCCCGGAGGATGAAATCGATTTCTATGGTTGGGAAACTCAAATGGAAGAAGATGCAAAGAAAATCCAGATTCAAGATAACAGAAACCACATTGTAGAGGTACTCTCAGCGAATGATCTAGACTGCGATGATCTGAGCTCAATCTGTCAAGCAGATACGATGGTTCTAAGCAATTACATCGAGGAAATTATTGTCTCAGCGGTGTCTTATCATTTTCGTCATAACAAGGATCCTGAATACAAAAGTGGGAAGCTTCTTCTATCTTCTAAAAG CTTATCCCATGGATTAAGCATTTTTCAAGAAATTGGCACTGATGGGGAGGACACCCTCCAAATTGAAGCAAATGGGGAATTAAAG TATGGTGTGAAAGGTGCAGCTGGATGTAAGAATGCTGAGACTGATAAATCGCCCATTGAAGATGGTGATGCTCCACCACCAAAGCTA GAATTACCTGACAATGAGTTTGAAAAGCGTATCAGACCAGAGGTTATACCAGCCAGTGAAATAAAAGTGACATTTGATGACATTGGAGCCCTGGATgatatcaaggagtcccttcaggaGCTGGTTATGCTTCCTCTTCGGCGGCCTGATCTGTTCAAAGCAGGAGGACTACTAAAGCCATGCCGGGGAATATTACTGTTTGGGCCACCTGGAACTGGCAAGACAATGCTTGCTAAGGCTATAGCTAATGACGCCGGTGCCAGCTTCATCAACGTCTCGATGTCCACCATTACATCGAAATGGTTTGGGGAGGATGAGAAGAATGTCCGAGCATTGTTCAGCTTGGCTGCGAAGGTCGCTCCTACCattatttttattgatgaagtaGACAGTATGCTAGGGCAGCGCTCTCGGTCCGGTGAACACGAGGCAATGCGGAAGATCAGGAACGAGTTCATGAGTCATTGGGACGGTATCTTGTCAAATTCAGGCGAAAGAGTCCTTGTTCTTGCGGCGACAAATAGACCGTTTGACCTTGATGAAGCCATCATTAGGAGATTCGAGCGCAG AATCATGGTCGGCCTTCCAACTCAGGAGAGCAGAGAGCTGATTTTAAGGACTGTTTTGTCGAAGGAGGAAGTTGATGAAAACATCGAGTATAAGGAGCTTGCGTCGATGACCGAAGGGTACAGCGGCAGTGATCTTAAG AATCTTTGTATGACAGCTGCTTACCGCCCGGTCAGGGAGCTCCTGAAGAAAGAGCGGTTGAATGAGATG GAAAGaaggaaaatggaggcagaagagATAACAACTGTGCCAGAAGATTCAGACAAGCCAGAGAGCAAGAAGTTGAGTTCACATAACGAAGAAGGTAGTGCAGAGATGGCGAATTTGGACAGCAAAGGGGAAAGTTCAGAAAGCAAGGCAAATAAGGCCGAAGATGAGGAAGTGGCGATCAACCTTAGGCCACTGACGATGGAGGACCTGAGACAGGCCAAGAATCAA GTTGCGGCGAGCTTTGCCGCAGAGGGCGGTGTCATGAACGAACTGAAACAGTGGAATGATCTCTATGGAGAAGGCGGCTCCAGGAAGAAGCAGCAGTTGACATACTTCTTGTAG